In Pseudoalteromonas piratica, the following proteins share a genomic window:
- a CDS encoding substrate-binding periplasmic protein: MLLLLALFFSFSACAKNKDLLACIDDHPPYQILGDTPRGIHISALHKLASLLERDLKFLQSPNFARCLVFLERGEVDVIAALNPLAERKDFAFFAPFKPADALRVISKDGLQISSYYDFKDKIIGVSRGVRYFNRFDNDDDLQKIEIQNVRIGFSLLQKQRIDLIMVSPAMITAFSDEINAANLKVSPIALEEMRNKQTFFGFSKKNKLGIDEAEIQKKISEAYKTGYFE; the protein is encoded by the coding sequence ATGCTCTTGCTATTAGCATTGTTTTTTTCATTCTCTGCGTGTGCCAAAAACAAGGACTTGTTAGCGTGTATTGATGATCATCCCCCATATCAAATACTGGGCGACACCCCACGGGGCATTCATATTTCAGCTTTACATAAATTAGCCTCATTATTAGAACGCGACCTTAAATTTTTACAATCCCCCAACTTTGCTCGCTGTCTTGTCTTTTTAGAGCGCGGTGAAGTTGATGTTATTGCGGCACTCAATCCATTAGCTGAACGAAAAGACTTTGCTTTTTTTGCTCCTTTTAAACCCGCAGATGCGCTTAGGGTGATCTCTAAAGACGGACTGCAAATATCATCGTACTACGACTTTAAAGACAAAATTATCGGTGTTTCCAGAGGTGTTCGCTATTTTAATCGTTTTGATAATGACGACGATCTGCAAAAGATTGAAATACAGAATGTCAGAATTGGTTTTAGCTTACTGCAAAAACAACGTATTGATTTAATTATGGTTAGCCCTGCCATGATCACCGCTTTCTCCGATGAAATAAACGCAGCAAACCTCAAGGTTTCGCCTATTGCCCTCGAAGAAATGAGAAACAAACAAACCTTTTTTGGATTTAGTAAAAAAAATAAACTCGGCATAGATGAAGCTGAGATCCAAAAAAAGATTTCTGAAGCATATAAAACAGGTTATTTTGAATAA
- a CDS encoding BlaI/MecI/CopY family transcriptional regulator — translation MQLTAPELEILKCLWQQQPLTGKEIHQRMESLYGWSYSSTRKTLERMAQKAYVSVEAQGNKKIYTALLDKVPTLAAFVKDFSKRVLEIDGALPVAMFSGSQLFEHDELNELEAHLNNLQKK, via the coding sequence TTGCAACTTACTGCACCTGAGCTCGAAATTTTAAAGTGCCTTTGGCAACAACAGCCTCTTACTGGCAAAGAAATTCATCAGCGGATGGAATCGTTATATGGATGGAGCTATTCCTCCACAAGAAAAACATTAGAACGTATGGCGCAAAAGGCATATGTAAGTGTGGAGGCGCAAGGCAATAAGAAAATCTACACTGCATTACTTGATAAAGTGCCAACGCTTGCTGCCTTTGTAAAAGATTTCTCTAAGCGAGTGCTTGAAATTGATGGTGCATTACCAGTGGCAATGTTTTCAGGCAGCCAATTATTTGAACATGACGAATTAAATGAACTTGAAGCCCACTTAAATAACTTACAAAAAAAATAA
- a CDS encoding substrate-binding periplasmic protein has product MKNLFFVCLLSFLLLFDCQAKQANTLRFTAEDLYPLHFINKQGQADGFLVDIVNAIINECNCDGTIEIMPQARAFRELQNDANTLMMSLLKTPSRAENYDFLGEVYTAHAYLVGKKEKKFLLTNLQSARGLRVSTVRGYFSQGYLEKAGFTLEKDLVLAPEPASLMKMLYKDRTDLVLTNTLHLEDELTSIGLDPTRIEKKLRLNDFPSELHITANKQLSNESKQAIRSAIDTIKQSGHYRILLAKWHLTDS; this is encoded by the coding sequence ATGAAAAACCTGTTCTTTGTCTGCCTATTATCGTTTCTATTGCTTTTTGACTGTCAAGCAAAGCAGGCTAATACGCTACGTTTTACAGCCGAAGATTTATATCCACTTCATTTTATAAATAAGCAAGGGCAAGCAGACGGTTTTCTAGTCGATATTGTTAATGCCATAATTAATGAATGTAACTGTGATGGCACCATCGAAATTATGCCTCAAGCGCGCGCTTTTAGAGAATTACAAAACGACGCGAACACCTTAATGATGTCGTTATTAAAAACACCTAGCCGTGCTGAAAATTATGACTTTTTAGGGGAAGTTTATACCGCACATGCTTATTTAGTAGGCAAAAAAGAGAAAAAGTTTCTATTAACTAATTTACAAAGTGCACGGGGCTTAAGAGTTAGTACAGTTAGGGGTTATTTCAGCCAAGGTTATTTAGAAAAAGCAGGGTTTACCCTTGAAAAAGATCTTGTTCTAGCACCGGAACCCGCCAGTTTAATGAAAATGCTGTACAAAGATCGCACTGATTTGGTGTTAACGAATACATTACACCTTGAAGATGAATTAACCAGTATTGGCCTTGATCCTACTCGCATAGAGAAAAAGCTGCGTTTAAACGACTTTCCCAGCGAACTTCATATTACGGCGAATAAGCAGCTCTCTAATGAGTCAAAACAAGCAATTCGCTCAGCGATTGACACCATTAAACAATCTGGACATTACAGAATCCTGCTTGCAAAGTGGCATTTAACTGATAGCTAG
- a CDS encoding XRE family transcriptional regulator: protein MSTAFSRRFLSLIDQITEGNKKRFAEVTGRSASTIYRLCRGGSRPSLAYLEQLSEQFSIDLNWLITGQRATDEVANNTKSEMVLAPKFDVEASAGFGQVGAGEEISDHFGFSKQWLSSQLGVHSEQLAFVSVRGDSMQPTLQHGDMILVDMSQKQAHKEDIYLVHTEDGLLTKRVKPFSGGIKVISDNPEYPSFEITHATGEQTRIVGRVVWFGRDI, encoded by the coding sequence ATGAGCACTGCTTTTTCTCGCCGCTTTCTCTCGTTAATTGATCAAATCACCGAAGGTAACAAAAAGCGCTTTGCTGAAGTCACAGGACGTTCTGCTTCGACTATTTACAGGCTGTGTCGTGGTGGCAGTCGCCCATCACTTGCTTATTTAGAACAATTAAGCGAGCAATTTAGCATTGATTTAAATTGGCTTATAACAGGTCAACGCGCCACCGATGAGGTTGCAAATAACACAAAATCTGAAATGGTCTTAGCGCCAAAGTTTGATGTTGAAGCCAGTGCGGGCTTTGGCCAAGTAGGTGCTGGTGAGGAAATTTCGGATCATTTTGGTTTTTCTAAGCAATGGTTATCATCACAATTAGGTGTGCACTCAGAACAGCTTGCGTTTGTTTCAGTTCGCGGTGATAGCATGCAACCTACTTTGCAACATGGTGACATGATTCTAGTCGATATGTCCCAAAAACAAGCACATAAAGAAGATATTTACCTTGTGCATACAGAAGATGGACTGCTTACTAAACGTGTAAAACCATTTAGTGGTGGCATTAAAGTAATCAGTGATAACCCAGAATATCCGAGCTTTGAAATTACCCATGCGACTGGTGAACAAACACGTATTGTTGGTCGAGTAGTGTGGTTTGGTCGTGATATTTAG
- a CDS encoding winged helix-turn-helix domain-containing protein: MAEQYWIGGFFIDLPRNQITHNGQTITLAPKALAVLTCLAEQQGQVVSQDTLLEKVWPNSVVSPNTLQRSIAQLRKALGDDGKGQQYIKTHAKKGYSLECSVQWQNQNTVSNTRDSLKETGLSPKDEVRPIIDTPVQQQDVTEQFDNEASGAEPPVHSKTAFSFWLMAFLFCAIVLSTLFIGYKGDTSKEQSPLVIEQMRALTATENKESSGIYSPDGKYIVFHRFSDEKCINNIWAKDIAGQQEFQLTQNLDLYGSQSFSEDGKTLSFVQSVDCSQPITQKKCYRLLTIDFDAALKSPQTPTELMQCRNTEIRTPKWLGNSHIALMQKTQSRWQLIKYSVAENKSELLYEVSDGSIVYYDYSESLGLFAVITIHADGHDYIDLLSKDGALLSSNRVIKPPSIAKYRLIYPRFSPLKEQLVFSTGRQFYTLSYAGDIAKVNIPLDEPMGSPSFNPEGNRILMIKGYYDSDIVVKTLPNVSASSASTGSNEDRLIGKTIMSEDNGHFQPGGNLIAYKSERSGDEQIWINNQNNNYQLSQFPMDTYIYGVKWARDGQSLLVNANDQLTQLSLDGNQTHFDFSYPVHRLFGWNSDQNQVLANIRINGSIKLALLNPATNAYQIINDEGALSAALTKQGQVIYLDKMERFWLSGGTEYVALSHLNGQANEQLGFIVSNNVLYGVNDDFELWAYDLTKESLTILDTLPSNLDSIDDINNDKLLISLRKFSKKEVTELILANN; the protein is encoded by the coding sequence ATGGCAGAGCAATATTGGATTGGTGGTTTTTTTATCGACTTACCGAGAAATCAAATTACCCATAATGGCCAAACCATTACACTTGCGCCAAAAGCGCTGGCAGTCTTAACTTGTTTAGCTGAACAACAAGGTCAGGTTGTCAGTCAAGATACGTTACTCGAAAAAGTATGGCCAAACAGCGTTGTTTCACCAAATACACTGCAACGTAGTATCGCACAATTACGAAAAGCACTCGGTGATGATGGAAAAGGCCAGCAATATATTAAAACTCATGCCAAAAAAGGCTATAGCCTTGAGTGCTCAGTACAATGGCAAAATCAAAACACTGTTTCAAATACACGTGATAGTTTAAAAGAGACAGGCCTTAGCCCAAAAGACGAAGTGCGGCCAATCATTGATACTCCTGTGCAACAGCAAGACGTAACCGAACAGTTCGACAATGAGGCATCAGGGGCAGAGCCACCGGTACACAGTAAAACCGCGTTTTCTTTTTGGTTAATGGCATTCTTATTCTGCGCTATTGTGCTCTCCACTTTATTTATTGGGTATAAAGGAGATACCAGCAAAGAACAATCCCCCCTCGTGATTGAACAAATGCGTGCGTTAACGGCAACCGAAAATAAGGAAAGCTCAGGCATTTACTCGCCTGATGGCAAATACATAGTGTTTCATCGCTTTTCGGATGAAAAGTGCATCAATAACATTTGGGCGAAAGACATTGCTGGCCAACAAGAATTTCAGCTCACACAAAACTTGGATTTATATGGCAGCCAAAGTTTTTCTGAGGATGGGAAAACCCTTTCATTCGTTCAATCGGTTGACTGTAGCCAACCGATTACACAAAAGAAGTGCTATCGGTTATTAACCATCGATTTTGATGCCGCATTAAAGTCTCCTCAAACGCCCACTGAGTTAATGCAGTGTAGGAACACTGAAATTCGTACGCCAAAATGGCTTGGTAACTCTCATATTGCATTGATGCAGAAAACGCAAAGTCGTTGGCAGTTAATTAAATATTCAGTGGCTGAAAACAAAAGCGAGTTACTGTACGAGGTATCCGACGGCAGTATCGTGTATTACGATTATTCAGAATCACTGGGACTGTTTGCAGTTATCACCATTCATGCCGACGGCCATGATTATATTGATTTATTATCAAAAGATGGCGCCCTGCTCTCTAGTAACCGCGTTATCAAACCACCATCGATTGCCAAATATCGACTGATATACCCACGATTTTCTCCTTTAAAAGAACAACTTGTATTTAGCACTGGCAGACAGTTTTATACGCTATCTTATGCTGGCGATATTGCTAAGGTGAATATTCCACTGGATGAACCCATGGGATCACCTTCATTTAACCCTGAGGGCAATCGTATATTAATGATCAAGGGATACTACGACAGTGATATCGTTGTGAAAACACTGCCTAATGTCAGTGCGAGCTCAGCCTCAACTGGCTCAAATGAAGACAGGTTAATTGGTAAAACTATTATGTCCGAAGACAACGGTCACTTTCAGCCAGGAGGCAATTTAATTGCGTATAAATCTGAACGTTCAGGCGATGAACAGATCTGGATAAATAATCAAAACAACAACTATCAACTAAGCCAATTCCCTATGGATACCTATATTTATGGTGTGAAATGGGCTCGTGATGGCCAATCATTGCTGGTAAATGCCAATGATCAGCTCACTCAGTTATCATTAGATGGCAACCAGACACACTTTGATTTTAGTTACCCTGTTCACCGTTTATTTGGTTGGAATAGCGATCAAAATCAGGTTCTCGCAAATATTCGTATCAATGGCAGTATTAAATTAGCCTTACTCAATCCGGCCACTAATGCATACCAAATAATAAATGATGAAGGTGCCTTATCGGCAGCTTTAACAAAGCAAGGGCAAGTCATATACCTTGATAAAATGGAGCGTTTTTGGTTATCAGGTGGCACAGAGTACGTCGCTTTATCTCATTTGAATGGTCAAGCTAATGAGCAGTTAGGCTTTATTGTCAGCAATAATGTGCTTTATGGCGTTAACGATGACTTCGAACTTTGGGCCTATGATTTAACTAAAGAGTCATTAACGATCCTGGATACGCTGCCTTCAAACCTCGATAGCATCGATGATATTAACAATGACAAGTTGTTAATATCACTACGTAAATTTTCCAAGAAAGAAGTCACAGAGTTGATATTGGCGAATAACTAA
- a CDS encoding helix-turn-helix domain-containing protein: protein MRIKTKTLVLPENVNWQFQQNAYTHLKTDYFCHQYYELSYISNGKGVIHLGQHSEIVTDKLMFLSPPGVAQAINLTSCRDSERLEVKKLLISSEFAKKLQAFSPEFAVLTKLFSGNLAGMLFVLDENDWCVSQFETMQRQCNGKSILCLLEILLELSQKQYKKLMAKDLDGVKKRGQCPLDNTIHYIINNFEKPLRSDELAKMAHMSTNHFHRKFKQKTDLTLVQMLNELRLERACNLLITSRLPIAVVSEQCGFSNVPYFNRRFLEKKGCQPRQFRIANTH, encoded by the coding sequence ATGCGTATTAAAACGAAAACGTTAGTGTTGCCCGAAAACGTCAACTGGCAGTTCCAACAAAACGCTTACACACACTTAAAAACAGATTATTTTTGTCATCAATATTATGAATTGAGTTACATTTCAAATGGTAAGGGGGTCATCCATTTAGGGCAACATTCAGAAATTGTGACAGATAAGCTCATGTTTCTCAGCCCACCCGGGGTGGCACAAGCAATTAACTTAACAAGCTGTCGTGATTCAGAGCGGTTAGAAGTAAAAAAGCTGCTAATTTCGAGTGAGTTTGCAAAAAAATTACAGGCATTTTCGCCCGAGTTTGCGGTGCTTACAAAACTGTTTTCTGGAAATTTAGCTGGCATGTTATTCGTATTAGACGAAAATGATTGGTGCGTATCTCAGTTTGAAACTATGCAGAGACAGTGTAATGGAAAATCAATACTTTGCTTGTTGGAGATATTGCTAGAGTTATCTCAAAAGCAGTATAAAAAACTTATGGCAAAGGATTTGGATGGTGTAAAAAAGAGAGGGCAGTGTCCGTTAGACAATACTATCCATTATATTATTAATAATTTCGAAAAACCGCTGAGATCTGATGAATTAGCCAAAATGGCACACATGAGTACAAACCATTTTCATCGAAAATTTAAGCAAAAAACGGATTTAACATTAGTCCAAATGCTTAATGAATTACGCCTTGAAAGGGCCTGTAATCTTCTTATTACTAGCCGTTTACCTATCGCCGTAGTCAGTGAGCAGTGTGGGTTTAGCAATGTACCTTACTTTAATCGTCGATTTTTAGAAAAAAAAGGCTGCCAACCAAGACAGTTTAGGATTGCGAACACTCACTAA
- a CDS encoding TolB-like translocation protein translates to MNTALLKSCLLGAGILVSANAQSEIHYPTFEGPLMGQKAPGKIAEPFAPGVISTNKWEVEGVFSPDMNEFYYTRKIDKVITVVGFRKSNNVWQQYTQFKRRGEVTFSPDGNRMYMANGYKDRDGDGWSARKSLGPQIDRKDWGIMRLSASSNQTYVFDDYKGGDVIRISNLVNGVRQTPVKMPKHINSGKWTAHPFIAPDESYLIWDSERSDGFGDSDLYISFKQNDGTWGKAINMGDTVNSDKWDAYATVSSDGKYLMFNRGVGEDNNDIYWVDASIIETLRAKQ, encoded by the coding sequence ATGAATACGGCGTTATTGAAAAGTTGCCTATTAGGTGCAGGTATATTGGTAAGTGCTAATGCGCAAAGCGAAATACACTACCCCACTTTTGAAGGTCCATTAATGGGCCAAAAAGCCCCAGGTAAAATTGCCGAACCATTTGCGCCAGGCGTTATTTCCACAAATAAATGGGAAGTAGAAGGTGTTTTCTCACCTGACATGAATGAGTTTTATTACACCCGTAAAATAGACAAAGTGATTACAGTGGTTGGTTTTCGTAAAAGCAACAATGTGTGGCAGCAATACACGCAATTTAAACGCCGCGGTGAAGTGACCTTTTCGCCTGATGGCAATCGCATGTACATGGCCAATGGTTACAAAGACAGAGACGGTGATGGTTGGTCTGCAAGAAAAAGTCTTGGTCCACAAATCGACAGAAAAGACTGGGGTATCATGCGTTTATCAGCATCATCTAATCAGACTTATGTATTTGATGATTATAAAGGGGGGGATGTTATCCGCATATCCAACCTGGTTAATGGCGTGCGTCAAACGCCTGTAAAAATGCCAAAACACATTAACTCAGGCAAATGGACTGCCCATCCATTTATTGCACCAGATGAAAGTTACCTTATTTGGGATAGTGAGCGCTCAGATGGTTTTGGAGACTCAGATTTATACATTAGCTTTAAACAAAACGATGGTACTTGGGGGAAAGCGATTAATATGGGCGATACTGTCAATTCAGACAAATGGGATGCCTATGCAACGGTGTCATCGGATGGAAAGTATTTAATGTTTAACCGTGGTGTAGGCGAAGACAATAATGATATTTATTGGGTTGATGCCAGTATTATTGAAACGCTACGTGCAAAGCAGTAA
- a CDS encoding alpha/beta hydrolase, with translation MKTKILTIFLLTPLVIWQLCMAAFAADLQTLKYPNVSVAAIKDNAMDRQYELYIKLPEGYEANPKQHYPVIYFTDGLWNLEGLSAATNYIFQDVILVGISWQIDIDSGLKEDVGEFYSRFRDYSFKPLEDAKRQEKYQLGQASKHLHFITTDVFNYVERHFRADSNNRTYFGFSMGGLFGAYALVTKPTAFNNYILGSPSIWQDGADLLALREAKSDEKVEQVNVLISVGELEKELKPHLNEFIQAIKRSDYPHIKHIEHIEIANAGHSDSSPMLSVRSINWLASLQQKEAK, from the coding sequence ATGAAAACGAAAATATTGACGATTTTCTTATTAACCCCGCTGGTTATTTGGCAATTGTGTATGGCTGCATTTGCCGCGGACTTACAAACATTAAAGTACCCAAATGTATCGGTAGCTGCCATAAAAGATAACGCAATGGACAGGCAATATGAGCTATATATCAAACTGCCAGAAGGTTATGAGGCTAACCCAAAGCAACATTATCCGGTTATTTATTTTACTGATGGTCTATGGAATTTAGAGGGATTATCAGCTGCCACAAATTACATATTTCAAGACGTTATTTTGGTTGGTATTTCATGGCAAATCGATATTGATAGTGGATTAAAAGAAGATGTAGGTGAATTTTACAGTCGCTTCCGAGATTATTCATTTAAACCATTAGAAGATGCAAAAAGACAAGAAAAATATCAATTAGGTCAAGCGAGTAAGCACCTTCACTTTATAACAACAGATGTCTTTAATTATGTAGAGCGTCATTTCCGCGCAGACAGTAATAACCGCACTTATTTTGGCTTTTCAATGGGTGGATTATTTGGTGCCTATGCACTTGTAACCAAACCTACGGCATTTAATAACTATATTTTAGGCAGCCCAAGTATTTGGCAAGATGGCGCTGACTTGCTTGCACTCAGAGAAGCCAAAAGTGATGAAAAAGTTGAACAAGTTAATGTGCTTATTTCAGTTGGGGAATTAGAAAAAGAGTTAAAACCTCATTTAAACGAGTTTATTCAAGCGATTAAGCGCTCAGATTATCCCCACATTAAACACATCGAGCATATTGAAATTGCCAATGCAGGCCACAGTGATTCATCGCCAATGCTGAGCGTAAGAAGCATTAATTGGTTAGCAAGTTTACAACAAAAGGAAGCAAAATAA
- a CDS encoding winged helix-turn-helix domain-containing protein produces the protein MINLVSLFRPKQSNKQPEWFLCHKKKGLYHHQQFHRIDEKQYQMLVLFSKSNGEVITKDTILDTIWQGKIVTEDAVYVLINGLRKLLNDKAKDPKFILTVSGKGYRWVYEDLAYQKASNPNYSFLFIGVFVLLILTVSVWQLSNRKESNLTEIQREQFSKARYILNNQSENSEHAVTILRQLLLQTPSYEPTHEALIDALFNKATNQGFSDKVLVDELKKRLDAALKVNPDNLIFNYFQARVAFLVDWHFDKANKHFQKALPNVQAHNHYGQFLLAMRDFEGALYHTKQYQYLDADGYSSESAAWVYMMSANRKQAIIELEKLKPYSDDSFYYHVCLQALYEQVGEEDKSFSELIWLMRAVGYDQNDIDEISDFFQQNGLKGAYSWLLLVDKKQLNIGQYEAPMSLARYAAYIGEHTLAVSYLNAAKKQKQLATLWVAADPKFKPLYQNSAFQEFLASINLSL, from the coding sequence GTGATAAATCTTGTCTCCCTTTTTCGCCCCAAACAAAGTAACAAACAACCCGAATGGTTTTTATGCCACAAAAAGAAAGGGCTGTATCATCATCAGCAGTTTCATCGCATTGATGAAAAACAATATCAAATGCTTGTGCTTTTCAGTAAAAGCAACGGCGAAGTTATAACCAAAGACACCATTCTCGATACTATTTGGCAGGGAAAAATAGTAACAGAAGATGCTGTTTATGTGCTGATAAACGGTTTAAGAAAACTATTGAATGATAAAGCGAAAGACCCCAAATTTATCCTTACCGTTTCAGGTAAAGGCTACCGTTGGGTTTATGAAGATCTAGCGTATCAAAAGGCGAGCAACCCTAACTACTCATTCTTGTTTATTGGTGTTTTTGTGCTGCTTATTTTGACTGTGAGTGTGTGGCAACTATCAAATCGCAAGGAGAGCAATTTAACTGAAATACAAAGGGAGCAGTTTTCAAAAGCTCGCTATATCTTAAATAATCAAAGCGAAAATAGTGAACACGCAGTAACGATCTTACGCCAGTTGTTACTTCAAACGCCAAGCTATGAACCTACACATGAGGCATTAATTGATGCCTTATTTAATAAAGCAACTAACCAAGGTTTTTCAGACAAGGTGTTAGTTGATGAGTTAAAGAAACGGTTAGATGCGGCACTTAAAGTGAATCCAGATAATCTGATCTTTAATTATTTCCAAGCAAGGGTCGCTTTTTTAGTTGATTGGCATTTTGATAAAGCAAATAAACATTTTCAAAAAGCACTGCCAAATGTGCAAGCTCATAATCATTACGGCCAATTTTTGTTGGCCATGCGTGACTTTGAAGGTGCGCTTTACCATACCAAACAATATCAATACTTAGACGCAGATGGCTATTCCAGCGAAAGCGCTGCTTGGGTTTATATGATGAGCGCGAACCGCAAACAGGCCATTATTGAATTGGAAAAATTAAAGCCATATTCGGATGATTCATTTTATTATCACGTTTGCTTACAAGCACTTTATGAACAAGTTGGCGAAGAAGATAAATCGTTCTCAGAACTTATTTGGCTTATGCGTGCTGTTGGTTATGATCAAAACGATATTGATGAGATAAGTGATTTTTTCCAACAAAATGGACTAAAAGGGGCTTATTCTTGGCTACTGCTGGTTGATAAAAAACAACTGAATATTGGTCAATATGAAGCGCCTATGTCACTTGCTCGTTATGCAGCTTATATAGGCGAACACACACTTGCCGTTTCGTATTTAAATGCAGCCAAAAAGCAAAAGCAATTGGCAACATTATGGGTTGCAGCTGACCCCAAATTTAAGCCACTTTATCAAAATAGTGCATTTCAAGAGTTTTTAGCATCAATTAACTTGTCATTATAA